Genomic window (Spirosoma sp. KCTC 42546):
GCTGGCCCAGCAACGTCCCCCGGTATAGGTCTGCCCAATGTTGCCAAACGGCTCCAATTAATTTATCCCGACCGCCACCGGCTTCGGCAACTAAATGGCGTGGGCTCGTTTTTAAGTACGTTGACTATCGGATTAACCGCTGACGATTACTGTCTACAGAAAGGCTATGAAAATCAAGTGTTTGCTCGTAGATGACGAGCCCATTGCATTGACCATACTTGCGGCTTACGTTCAGAAAATAGACATACTGGACTTGGTTGGTCAATGTAGTTCGGCGGTTGAGGCTTTTACCATTTTACAAAGCAAACCTGTCGACCTATTATTCCTGGATATTCAGATGCCCCAGCTTTCGGGCCTGGATTTACTCAGAACACTTTCCAACCCACCCAAAACCATCATTACTTCCGCTTACCGCGAATACGCAGTAGAAGGATATGAATTAGATGTACTGGACTACCTAATTAAGCCAATACCTTTTGACCGGTTTATTAAGGCGGTGGGGAAGATGATCACTCAGAGGTTGGCCGTTTCACTCCCAAACTCACAACCCGATGAAGAGCCATTTATCTTTGTGAAGGAAGACCGGAAATTAGTGCGTGTCGATCTCCGCGACATTATATCGCTGGAAAGCTTACGAGACTACGTAAAGATCAGAACTAGTACGCAGGAGATCGTAACCCGCCAGTCTATCAGCTACTATGAAGAACTGCTGCCCGCCGAACAGTTTATGCGGATACACCGATCATTTTTGGTGGCCTTAGCTAAAATCAGAGCAATTACCGATTGCCAACTGGAGGTGCCTGGGCAGACACTTCCAGTTGGGAGAAACTATAGGAACCAGGTGTTAGAGCAGTTACAGGTACGGCATTTCTTCAGGCGGGGCCAGGTTTAACCTGAAAACCCTCCTGTTGGTCCATCTGGTTACTGGTAAACAGGTAAATTATATCGTCATCGGCTAGATAAATATAGTTTATGTTCGTTTGGTCTAGGCAGCTTTTGAATGGGGTTGCACATAATCACGCCATTCTGGTTTGGCCTGGTATGAACCGGTATAGGAATTCTTGGGGAGTTCAATACCTAATTGATCGACAACCGCACTTATTCGTCTACGCCCTATAGGAAGCCGAGCGCCATTGCGCATAATCAAATGGGCAACAATGGAAGAAACGACTATACAGCTATGAATATGTTGTGGGTTAATAAGATTGGCTTTATGAATACGAATAAAATGGGGCCAGCGATCATTATACCATTTTAATGTCCTGCTGGATAAGATGGCTTTACCATTCAGGAGGTGTACGGAACAGTAATTTACATCCCCCGTTAAATAGAGGACCTGATTTGGATCAAACTTATGCTGAAGTTGAGCAGCAGCTAATCGCTTCATGACATAAATGGCTAAAATGGGTGGTAAAATTTCTACAATACGTATCGATAAAAAATAGGAAAATACAACAGGAACTGGTAACTGAGAAGCACAAATAAAATCCAAAAACAAAGAATTAAACTAGTGTGTACTTGCAGGTAAGTTACTACATGTTCAGTAAAGGTAATAAGTTATATAGTTATGCGAATATAACTAATATTAGAGAACTGAAAAGTGATTTTTGAGGAGTTTGATACACTTTTTGTAAAGTATATACATACAAGTATAATAGAAACTTCTGAAATAGTCCAATAATATGCTTGATAGTTTACATAAAAAAAGATCAAAGACGCTATAAATGCACATTTTGGATATAATGGGTGTCGAATTAGTCTCCCAAGGCCGCAGCTTCAAAACTTGATTAAACGGCCCAAAATTTTTCCGTAAGTTGTCCGGCAGCTGTATTTTGTATTTAAAAGATGGGTTTATAAGTAAGTCTAAACGTGAGGTACTTGACCTCTGAAAATCAAGCTTTTTATCCTAACCATAAAGTCCTTGCCTAAATCAATGACCTTTTTTCTGAGAAATCAGGGAAATTGGCTTACTTTTGCAGAGATGGCTTTATGGTGTAATGGATAGCATCACAGTCTTCGGAACTGTTGGTTGGGGTTCGAGTCCCTATAAGGCCACTATTAGCACAGCCCTCTTGGTATTTTAACCGAGAGGGCTGTGCTGGTTTATTGGTAGACCCAAGGTAACTCCTTCAACTGCACGTGCCTAGCCAGATACGTTAAAACTGACTTGTTCTAATCAGCTTGGCAACCCTACCCACTAATCAATTCCGGGTTTTACGCTGATACTTTCGTCGTCATTCGAATTCGTATCCTCAAGGCCATCGTAAATAAAAAAAAACCGGAGACTTCTCGAAACGTCTATTTTTTGCTTGACTCGCGGATAATACGGCATTTTAAAGCAGGCCGTAAGCCCGGATAATAGCTATAAGCGGCCAGAAGAAGCGTATGGATATGCCGAATTGGCGGGAGAGAAAGGATTGAATTTGTATGCCAATTCGTACTTTTTGGATAAAAGAAAACGCCTAATCAATTAGTTGTCAATTGATTAGGCGTTTAGCTGTAGCGGGGAGCAGGATCGAACTGCCGACCTTAGGGTTATGAATCCTACGCTCTAACCATCTGAGCTACCCCGCCGTTTGATTTCACAAAAGTAAGGAAAAATCGGCTTAAGACAAAAAACAGCGTTGACTTTCGCAAAAAAAATCGTTTACCTTTGCCAATGTCCCCTTTAGTATAATAAGTTATGGAGAAATTTAAATTCATCACCGAATATGAACTTCGGGCCTCTCCCAAAATGCTGTTTCCCTACATTAGCACGGCATCAGGCCTGTCGCAATGGTTTGCCAGCAAAGTGAATACCATGCCCGAACAACGGTTCGATTTTCAGTGGGACAATGAAAGCCACATCGCCCGTCAGGTATCAATGCGGCAAAACAAAGGAGTACGCTTTGAATTTTTAGATACAGATGAGAATAACGCTTCCGACAATAACTATGTGGATTTTCGGGTCGATCAGAGCGAACTAACCCAATCGACCTTTCTCCGCAT
Coding sequences:
- a CDS encoding LytTR family DNA-binding domain-containing protein, with amino-acid sequence MKRLAAAQLQHKFDPNQVLYLTGDVNYCSVHLLNGKAILSSRTLKWYNDRWPHFIRIHKANLINPQHIHSCIVVSSIVAHLIMRNGARLPIGRRRISAVVDQLGIELPKNSYTGSYQAKPEWRDYVQPHSKAA
- a CDS encoding START-like domain-containing protein, with product MEKFKFITEYELRASPKMLFPYISTASGLSQWFASKVNTMPEQRFDFQWDNESHIARQVSMRQNKGVRFEFLDTDENNASDNNYVDFRVDQSELTQSTFLRITDYSSTTDEEELKDLWDGLMDKLKEIVGS
- a CDS encoding LytTR family DNA-binding domain-containing protein; the encoded protein is MKIKCLLVDDEPIALTILAAYVQKIDILDLVGQCSSAVEAFTILQSKPVDLLFLDIQMPQLSGLDLLRTLSNPPKTIITSAYREYAVEGYELDVLDYLIKPIPFDRFIKAVGKMITQRLAVSLPNSQPDEEPFIFVKEDRKLVRVDLRDIISLESLRDYVKIRTSTQEIVTRQSISYYEELLPAEQFMRIHRSFLVALAKIRAITDCQLEVPGQTLPVGRNYRNQVLEQLQVRHFFRRGQV